DNA sequence from the Pichia kudriavzevii chromosome 4, complete sequence genome:
TAATGTTTTGAGTGGACTATTGACCGAAACATATCACTTCTTTTTGGAGCCATGGAATTTACGAGATAGATACTTGAAAGCTTCCTTTTGATCTAAGCTTCTCCCATCATCATCTGTATAGACAATATTAATGTCATCGGGAtctttggatatttttgatgTTGACGTTTTCAGCTTTATTACATCCAAAAGGTCGGAAACTCCATATGATGGgttctttgtcttttcatCAGAGTTGAGTATATCGACGTATCTTGTTCTAGTAAAACTATTGGTTTCAGTTTCAGCAGTGTCTTGGACGTTGGGCCTAATCGGTTCAGTTTCCACTTGAGGTTCCTTTTTCTCCAGGTGAACTCtgttcaaaaattcaatgttcTCATCAATAAAGGTATTTTTGTTAGAATCTTCAGGTGCATTATCATATTCAAACCTACGACTTTTCAGTGATTTTACCCTAGTCATGTTAAGTAGATTTTCCAGGTCGTTATCTCctttttcctcatcatcCACACTCAAAATAACGGGCTTGAACTCTCTATCCTCAAGGGCGGTGCTGAAAaccctttttcttttttcattatttccCTTACTCTTTTTGGgctttttgaatttggaaacgTCTCTTCTTaagatgttgttgattttctcctcttccAGAACTGTGCtgtcaatttcatcttgCAGGGCTTCATGTAAAGATTCGAGCTTACGCTTTTTTGACTCCTTTTCGACTTCATGATTTGCATCATTGAATGGAACCAGTTTTCCCTTAGACTTCTTCTCATCAAGAGATTTGAGAATTTCGTTTTCCACTGTCTCTTGCTTATTctcaaactcttcattttcattttcactAAGAACGTTCACGTCTTTAGCTGTCAACACTTTACCTCCTGTCAGGTCTGAGCTGTTGGCTTCTATTGGTGCATTCTCCATGCTTGTTTCAGAcgttttttcctttttgaagcttaatttctttatagATTTTGCCTTGACTTTCACTTCAGCACCCACTTTGTCTAACCAGGAGTCGAAATCCATTACACtcgaatttgaagaaaccCTGTCCAGCAAGCCACCTTTTCTCAACATGTCACTGGATTTCAGCTCGGATTTAGTTTTGGATATTTCAGACCTGACCTGTTCTATGCGTTGTTTGTTATACTCTTCATCCTTTAATTTTTGGTAGTTTCGACTTTCTTCATCTAGCAAGCTATCTTCATCAGGTATAAGTTTTAAACctaattttttcctcaattcGTTTGTCTCTGAAATCGTTAACTCAACAATTTTGGTTTcatctttggaaattgaCGGCtgtaaattttttttctccgGAACCGGAATCGGTTTCAACCCTACTTTTTCTCGTAGCTTATTTGTATCATCTACGGATAAGATTAAGCTCATGCTATATGCTTGACTTATACtacatcttcaattttatattGAATGCCTTGAAAGTTCAGCTTTGCTCAgagttaaaaaaaaaacattacATCAGAATTCCGAAGGTGCGACCACTCCCGAGACAAGGAGAGTGGCTCGTCTACCGGGTTCGCAAGTTAAAAGGCGGAGTTTTGCCACCTTTTCCCTCCAAATTccctcttcttcaatttggCTCTTATTGGCAAAACAAGAACAATGGTCCAATATTTATTATCTGAAAACGATCCTAAATCAACTGGTTTGGAAGCACCTTACATCAAATTGTATACTTCCCCAACTCCAAATGGCTTCAAAATTACCATTCTACTGGAATTGCTAGGTCTGGACTATTTTGTCCGTCCAATTGACATCTTCAAGGCAGAATGCAAGGAAGAGTGGTATCTAAAGTTTAATCCCAATGGAAGAATTCCATCTTTGACTCACGTTGACGAAAAGGGCGAAGTAACTCATGTTAATGAATCTGGTGCGATCCTTATATACCTTGCTGACAAATTCgataaggaaaacaaatatTCATATGCTCATGGAACAAGAGAATATTATGAGATGATTGAATGGCTTATGTTCCAAATGGCCGGCGTAGGACCAATGAAGGGCCAGTACCATTGGTTCAAGTATTATGCTCCACAGAAGGATGAATTTGCTATAGACAGATATTACAAGGAAACACTAAGACTATTCGGCGTTTTGGAGGAAAGGCTAGAGCGTAACAAGACAGGTTTCTTAGTTGGTGATCATTTGTCAATTGCAGATATTGCAACCTATCCATGGATCGACGGTACAAAAAAACTACCAGAACTGGAAAATTTCCCAAGGTTAAGTCAATGGGTTGAGAATATTGCAAAGATCCCAGAGGTCAAAGCGGCTCTTCAAATCCCTCCTAGAAAGGACAACTAAGTTACCAAATCCTGTATCAGAGTATTTACATAGAGTGCACACAAATAAGAGACTTGCTGCAAAAACAACACCCTTGTGACCTTCATCTTATTACTTCTGTAGCTTTATACCAGCTTAGTTGTAAAGTTAATCCAATCTAGTCCCTTGAACATTGCAACCGCTAATGGATTGAAATACATCCCTTTGATCGTCCCCGTTTCCCAGCCTTTTGCATCGTAGGGGTATCTAGCATCTATCAGTCGAGGTTTTGTAAATTTGACATAAATGAGTGGTATCTGTGCTTTATCGAAATCTTCTCTCCCTACTTTAGTAAATCCATTTGTTGAAACTAGCATGAAAACAGCGCTATTAccattttttctaaaataCTCTTGACATGACCCTTTTATCTCACGTATCAGCTTTGGGGCAATTTTGGATGTATTAAAACATTTACATTGAACGAAAAGTTTTAAAGTCTTGTTGCTTCTAAGTACAATCGGCTTCACTCTTTTCATGTTCACGgtttcatattttttggtGGAATCGCCATCATTCGTATGCCTCTGGTTGTTGAATATAGTTGTAGGATTCCAAATTGCATTGATATCAATACCCTTATCATTACTTCCGCCTTGGTGTATTGtactttttattttcaaattctctTCCAAAAACTCTTTTACTTGGAGTTCATAGAAAGTTCCCATGAATACGCTTGATGTtactttcattttcttaTATTTGACATATTCTAAGTACGAGATAACACTATTGAATTTGTCTATTACAGTAACAGGTGTTGGTTTCCTGGGTCTCCCTCGGGGGCGCGTTCCCTTTGACGTTAGTTTATCCTTGAGTTTGAGAGATTCATTGCTGTTCAATCCATTAGTAACACTTTTGTTGACAATTATTGAACCGATATCTTCAACTCTTGATTTAGGTTCGTTTCTTGTGTTTAGTAAACGTGCAACACGGGATATTCGGGTTGCAAACATGAAATTGGTTATTGATAATCCATTGTAACCCTTTAAGTATTTCTTTGACTGTTTGGGAAGATAAGAAAGTTCCATTAACATCATACTGTTGCAAGGACCACCAAGCAAGTTGTGGCTACTGATCAGAATCGGCCAATTTAGAGAATACcgttaaaaaaaaacgtttCATATTTCAATTGTGAAAGTAAAACTAAAAATCTAACGCGTTATTTTtaacagaaaaaatacagaCATTTAAAGCGTATATAACCTGGAAATTCAATAGTTATGCAAGAATAGAAGACACCATATCCCATAATATGGCAGTTCATAAGTAAGAGTAGTCCACAAGTAAGAGCAGTTCTTTGGATTGACGGAGAATCAAGTTAAGTTTTTTTCGTAGTTTCagtttctcattttcaaacGTAAAGACGCAATCCTCTTCTCTACATTACCAACAAGTCTATTAAATTCTGCATCCgatttctccaattccTCTACGGTTTTGTTTAGAGTTTCCTTCATTTCTTGCGTCATATCTCCCAAAGTTTTCTGTTGTTTCCCTGTGGGatttttttggatattaGTTGAAATCTGATTTTGGAGGGTAGTAGGCGCTGTGGCTGCTGACTTTTGCTGAGGTGCTACACCTCCTGTATTCAAGGGCA
Encoded proteins:
- a CDS encoding uncharacterized protein (PKUD0D06060; similar to Saccharomyces cerevisiae YOR305W (RRG7); ancestral locus Anc_8.782), whose product is MMLMELSYLPKQSKKYLKGYNGLSITNFMFATRISRVARLLNTRNEPKSRVEDIGSIIVNKSVTNGLNSNESLKLKDKLTSKGTRPRGRPRKPTPVTVIDKFNSVISYLEYVKYKKMKVTSSVFMGTFYELQVKEFLEENLKIKSTIHQGGSNDKGIDINAIWNPTTIFNNQRHTNDGDSTKKYETVNMKRVKPIVLRSNKTLKLFVQCKCFNTSKIAPKLIREIKGSCQEYFRKNGNSAVFMLVSTNGFTKVGREDFDKAQIPLIYVKFTKPRLIDARYPYDAKGWETGTIKGMYFNPLAVAMFKGLDWINFTTKLV
- a CDS encoding uncharacterized protein (PKUD0D06040; similar to Saccharomyces cerevisiae YOR308C (SNU66); ancestral locus Anc_8.786), which produces MSLILSVDDTNKLREKVGLKPIPVPEKKNLQPSISKDETKIVELTISETNELRKKLGLKLIPDEDSLLDEESRNYQKLKDEEYNKQRIEQVRSEISKTKSELKSSDMLRKGGLLDRVSSNSSVMDFDSWLDKVGAEVKVKAKSIKKLSFKKEKTSETSMENAPIEANSSDLTGGKVLTAKDVNVLSENENEEFENKQETVENEILKSLDEKKSKGKLVPFNDANHEVEKESKKRKLESLHEALQDEIDSTVLEEEKINNILRRDVSKFKKPKKSKGNNEKRKRVFSTALEDREFKPVILSVDDEEKGDNDLENLLNMTRVKSLKSRRFEYDNAPEDSNKNTFIDENIEFLNRVHLEKKEPQVETEPIRPNVQDTAETETNSFTRTRYVDILNSDEKTKNPSYGVSDLLDVIKLKTSTSKISKDPDDINIVYTDDDGRSLDQKEAFKYLSRKFHGSKKK
- a CDS encoding uncharacterized protein (PKUD0D06050; Pfam Domains: GST_N(2.3e-11)|GST_C(1.6e-10)) yields the protein MVQYLLSENDPKSTGLEAPYIKLYTSPTPNGFKITILLELLGLDYFVRPIDIFKAECKEEWYLKFNPNGRIPSLTHVDEKGEVTHVNESGAILIYLADKFDKENKYSYAHGTREYYEMIEWLMFQMAGVGPMKGQYHWFKYYAPQKDEFAIDRYYKETLRLFGVLEERLERNKTGFLVGDHLSIADIATYPWIDGTKKLPELENFPRLSQWVENIAKIPEVKAALQIPPRKDN
- a CDS encoding uncharacterized protein (PKUD0D06070; similar to Saccharomyces cerevisiae YOR304C-A; ancestral locus Anc_8.781) yields the protein MAVPPSTGLEGMKTDKSAAQTEDLDVKEIPEVPPPSQSTKTEPTSMSMSTNARKDSVVMPLNTGGVAPQQKSAATAPTTLQNQISTNIQKNPTGKQQKTLGDMTQEMKETLNKTVEELEKSDAEFNRLVGNVEKRIASLRLKMRN